The DNA segment TTCACCTACTCTTTGGTGTAATTGCAGCGATCGCTCTCCCAATTCTTTCATTGCACCTAATACCGCAATCTTGCGCTTTCCTGGTGTATCTGCCAATAATTGCAAAGCTGCCTCCATAGCTTCTGGTGCAGCATTATAAGTCTCATCTAAGAGAATGATATCATTGGGCAGGGTAAACTGTTGCGATCGCCCCATGGGCATATTCACCTTGACACCATTGGGCAAAGTTGACCAGTTGATGCCAAAAACCTGCGCCACCGCTAAGGCGGCTAAGAAATTACTGGCATTGTGACGACCAGGTAAGGGCAAAGGTAGGCGCATTCCCCCAACTTTGATCGTTTCGTGATCGATCAGCACTCCTTGGATATCGCCACCAGACAAGCCATAACTCACAACTTCCCCAGACCAAACCTCTTTGGCTGTAGCCATTAACAAAGGATTGTCATGATTGAGAATAGCTACACCATCTGGAGACATTTCGGCTAATAACTCACATTTAGCACGAGCGATCGCTTCTTCCGAACCCAGTAACTCAATATGTGCGGTTCCCACATTGGTAATTACCCCAATATTCGGAAGGGCTATTTGCGTTAATTCAGCGATTTGTCCCTGACCCCGCATAGCCATTTCCACCACAGCATAGTCATGTTCTGTATCCAGTTCTAACAAGGTTTTGGGAACACCGATTTCGTTATTAAAATTCCCATAAGTCTTGTGAACTCGTCCTTGAGTTGCTAATACTGCGGCGATGATTTCCTTGGTTGTGGTTTTCCCCACAGAACCAGTTACCCCAATTACTGGAATATTTAGGCGATCGCGCCACCATCTAGCAAGTTGCTGATATGCTTCTAAAGTGTTTTTAACTTGCAATACAGGTAAACCCGGATTGTCATAATCACCATCTACAATAGCCGCTATTGCACCTTGAGCGATCGCACTGGGGACAAAATCGTGTCCATCAAAATTATCCCCTCGTAAAGCCAAAAACACTTCCCCAGGCTTGATCATCCGGGTATCTGTTTGGATAGCGCTGCTGACTTGTGTTAAAGCAGTTTCAGATAAATTGATCGGTTGGGCGCAAAGAACTTCTAACAATTGGGAGATGCTAACAGACCAAGGCATAATTATGAACTTATTTTTAAAGTTAAATTAGCGAAACCCAAAGTATACAAATTTTCTGGTGCTTATACCAATTCTTTATGAGGATGCGCTGAATTATAGGAGGAACGTTCGCGTAGCGTGCGCGAAGCGCATACCACAAAGGACACAAAGTACACAAAGAAGGAAAGAAATTCAGCGCAGCTTTACACAGAAATGGTATTAGTCCCATAATTTCTGTGAGAAAAAATATATATAGCCACCCCATAGTCAACCGAAGCTCAAACTTATATATTCTTGAGAAGAATGTGATATGATGATTTGATAATTGCGAAACATCTAATTTAATACTAACTAAACTAAACCGTTTAGTCTAAATATAATAAAAATTTTTAATTCCTACCCCTGCAAAACCACCCCCCAAGGCGTTTAGGACATAACAAAATTCCAAAACCCAGTCACAGCAAGTATTTCAATTTTGACTTTTGCTCTGACTCCCCTCCTCGCTTGCACCGGAGGGGTTGGGGGTGGGGTTTCTTTATTTACTCTCCACGAAATCGGCATCAATTACATCTTCACCACCGGAGCGATCGCCTTCGCTAGTATTTCTACCATCACCTCCACCAGCTTGGGCATAAACAGCACTACCAACTTGCATCAAAGCTTGCTGTAACTCATTAGTCAGAGACTTCATCCGCTCAAAGTTTTCTTGATTAATCGCCTCTTGTAAATCCCCTACTAACCCTTCAACTCGGCTGCGATCCTCAGCACTCACCTTATCACCCAAGTCTTGCAGTTGCTTCTGGGCTTGATAAACCAAAGAATCCGCCATATTCTTTGTATCAATTTGTTCACGGCGTTTGCGGTCTGACTCAGCGTGGGCTTCTGCATCCCGCACCATATTTTCCACATCCCGCTTATCCAGGGTGGAAGCACCTGTGATCGAAATTGACTGCTGTTTACCTGTAGCCTTATCTTGAGCAGTTACAGAGAGAATACCGTTGGCATCAATATCAAAAGTAACTTCAATTTGTGGTACACCCCTAGGTGCTGGCGGAATCCCATCCAGGCGGAATGTCCCCAAACTCTTGTTATCTTTAGCGAATTCTCTTTCACCTTGGAGAGCGTGAACTTCTACATTTGTTTGACCATCAGCCGCCGTCGAGAAGATTTCCGATTTTTTCACCGGAATAGTGGTATTACGGCCAATAATCTTCGTCATCACACCGCCGAGAGTTTCCACACCCAAAGACAAGGGAGTTACATCCAACAGCAGGATATCTTTCACCTCACCTGATAACACACCCGCTTGAATAGCAGCACCCACAGCCACCACTTCATCAGGATTCACTCCTTGACAAGGATCTTTCCCAATAATCCGCCGCACCAACTCTTGCACAGCTGGAATCCGAGTCGAACCACCTACTAAGACAACTTCATCAATTTCCGCATTGCTCAGTTTGGCATCTTGCAACGCTTGCTGCACAGGTTTACGACAACGGTCTAAAAGATCCGCCGTCATTTCCTCAAACTTAGCCCTGGTCAATGTCGTATCTAAGTGTTGCGGCCCGGCTTGTGTCGCGGTGATAAAGGGGAGGTTAATATTAGTTTGAGTCGCACTGGAAAGTTCAATTTTGGCTTTTTCTGCGGCTTCGGTTAATCTTTGTAAAGCTTGCTTATCTTTACGCAGGTCAATACCTTGATTACGTTGAAATTCAACAGCCAACCAATCCACAATCTTTTTATCAAAGTCGTCACCACCTAAATGGGTGTCACCACTGGTAGATTTGACTTCAAACACACCATCTCCTACTTCCAAAATCGAAACGTCGAAAGTCCCACCACCAAGGTCAAAGACCAAGATAGTTTCATTATGTTTTTTATCTAAACCATAAGCCAAGGCTGCTGCTGTCGGTTCATTGATAATCCGGAGAACTTCCAAACCCGCAATTTTACCCGCGTCTTTAGTCGCTTGGCGTTGGGAGTCATTGAAGTAAGCCGGAACCGTAATCACAGCTTGGGTAACTTTGTCTCCCAGATATTT comes from the Nodularia sp. NIES-3585 genome and includes:
- the murF gene encoding UDP-N-acetylmuramoyl-tripeptide--D-alanyl-D-alanine ligase; translation: MPWSVSISQLLEVLCAQPINLSETALTQVSSAIQTDTRMIKPGEVFLALRGDNFDGHDFVPSAIAQGAIAAIVDGDYDNPGLPVLQVKNTLEAYQQLARWWRDRLNIPVIGVTGSVGKTTTKEIIAAVLATQGRVHKTYGNFNNEIGVPKTLLELDTEHDYAVVEMAMRGQGQIAELTQIALPNIGVITNVGTAHIELLGSEEAIARAKCELLAEMSPDGVAILNHDNPLLMATAKEVWSGEVVSYGLSGGDIQGVLIDHETIKVGGMRLPLPLPGRHNASNFLAALAVAQVFGINWSTLPNGVKVNMPMGRSQQFTLPNDIILLDETYNAAPEAMEAALQLLADTPGKRKIAVLGAMKELGERSLQLHQRVGETVQRLQLDGLLVLVDGTDAEAIAKSAEGIPSECFTSHADLLARLKTFLQTGDRFLFKAAHSVGLDRVVNQLRAEFD
- the dnaK gene encoding molecular chaperone DnaK, which encodes MPKVIGIDLGTTNSCAAVMEGGKPLVIANAEGQRVTPSVVAYTKSGERLVGQIARRQAVMNPENTFYSVKRFIGRKYEEITHEATEVTYKILRDRDGNVKLDCPAAGKQFAPEEVSAQVLRKLVDDSSKYLGDKVTQAVITVPAYFNDSQRQATKDAGKIAGLEVLRIINEPTAAALAYGLDKKHNETILVFDLGGGTFDVSILEVGDGVFEVKSTSGDTHLGGDDFDKKIVDWLAVEFQRNQGIDLRKDKQALQRLTEAAEKAKIELSSATQTNINLPFITATQAGPQHLDTTLTRAKFEEMTADLLDRCRKPVQQALQDAKLSNAEIDEVVLVGGSTRIPAVQELVRRIIGKDPCQGVNPDEVVAVGAAIQAGVLSGEVKDILLLDVTPLSLGVETLGGVMTKIIGRNTTIPVKKSEIFSTAADGQTNVEVHALQGEREFAKDNKSLGTFRLDGIPPAPRGVPQIEVTFDIDANGILSVTAQDKATGKQQSISITGASTLDKRDVENMVRDAEAHAESDRKRREQIDTKNMADSLVYQAQKQLQDLGDKVSAEDRSRVEGLVGDLQEAINQENFERMKSLTNELQQALMQVGSAVYAQAGGGDGRNTSEGDRSGGEDVIDADFVESK